The following proteins come from a genomic window of Aequorivita marisscotiae:
- a CDS encoding PSP1 domain-containing protein, whose protein sequence is MGCTSCATGTTGQPKGCKNNGTCGTDGCNKLTVFDWLSNMQLPADMEPFNAAEVRFKNGRKEFFQNSENITLSIGDIVATEASPGHDIGIVTLTGELVRVQMRKKKIPLKVQALPKIYRKATQKDIDIWQGVRDKEADVQKRSRQIAIRLGLQMKISDVEFQGDASKVIFYYTAEERVDFRELIKEFARTFNTRIEMKQVGFRQEAARLGGIGSCGRELCCSTWLTDFRSVNTSAARYQQLSLNPQKLAGQCGKLKCCLNYELDTYLEALESFPSTDTKLQTEKGYATCQKIDIFKGVLWYAYEKEFMNWHELSAEKANEIIELNKKGKKPMALEEFIIEAPKIDKEPFSNTVGQDSLTRFDKPKQKSKKRRNKKRNKKSSVDATSGNAPKRKPRGNSSKPSGNRPQKNRNRKPKKDE, encoded by the coding sequence ATGGGCTGTACCAGCTGTGCCACAGGCACCACGGGACAACCAAAGGGTTGCAAGAACAATGGTACTTGCGGAACCGATGGCTGTAACAAATTAACGGTGTTCGACTGGCTTTCAAATATGCAACTTCCCGCCGATATGGAACCCTTTAATGCGGCCGAAGTGCGTTTTAAAAACGGGAGAAAAGAATTCTTCCAAAATTCTGAAAATATTACTTTAAGTATTGGCGACATTGTAGCTACAGAAGCTTCGCCGGGCCACGATATAGGTATTGTTACACTTACCGGAGAGCTAGTACGTGTACAAATGAGGAAGAAAAAAATACCTTTAAAGGTTCAAGCGCTTCCTAAAATTTACCGAAAAGCCACTCAAAAAGATATTGATATCTGGCAAGGCGTTCGCGATAAAGAAGCCGATGTTCAAAAACGCTCGCGACAAATTGCAATTCGTTTAGGACTGCAAATGAAGATTAGCGATGTAGAATTTCAGGGCGATGCCTCAAAAGTAATTTTTTACTACACCGCTGAAGAACGCGTAGATTTCCGCGAATTAATAAAAGAATTCGCTCGTACGTTCAACACCCGAATTGAAATGAAACAAGTAGGTTTTCGCCAAGAAGCTGCTCGTTTAGGCGGTATTGGTAGCTGTGGCCGCGAACTGTGCTGCTCTACTTGGCTCACCGATTTTCGCTCGGTAAACACATCTGCTGCACGGTATCAACAACTTTCTTTAAATCCACAAAAACTCGCCGGCCAGTGTGGAAAACTGAAGTGTTGTTTAAATTACGAGTTAGACACCTATTTGGAGGCATTAGAATCCTTCCCCAGCACCGATACCAAATTGCAAACTGAAAAAGGGTATGCAACCTGCCAAAAAATTGATATTTTTAAAGGCGTTCTATGGTATGCTTATGAAAAGGAATTTATGAATTGGCACGAGCTATCTGCCGAAAAGGCCAACGAAATAATTGAACTTAACAAAAAAGGCAAAAAGCCAATGGCTTTGGAAGAATTTATAATTGAAGCTCCCAAAATTGACAAAGAGCCCTTTAGCAATACTGTCGGGCAAGACAGCCTTACACGTTTTGATAAACCAAAGCAAAAAAGTAAAAAACGCCGAAATAAAAAACGCAACAAAAAAAGTAGTGTTGATGCAACTTCGGGAAATGCGCCCAAACGCAAACCAAGAGGTAATTCATCAAAACCTTCAGGAAATAGGCCCCAAAAAAATAGAAATCGCAAGCCGAAAAAAGATGAATAG
- a CDS encoding rhodanese-related sulfurtransferase, with protein sequence MQLYNKLSAKEREALLEQAGEERLTLSFYQYAKIGNPHLFRNHLFVAWHEQDVLGRIYVAHEGINAQLSVPAKRFKEFKKFLDGIYFLKDVRLNIAIEQDLKSFLKLKVKVRKKIVADGLKDETFDVTNKGIHVDAQKFNELIEDPNVVLVDMRNHYESEIGHFKNAVTPDVDTFRDSLDIIEEDLKDHKEDKKLVMYCTGGIRCEKASAYYKHKGFKNVFQLEGGIIEYARQVENLGLENKFIGKNFVFDHRRGERITEDIISHCHQCGEACDEHTNCANEACHLLFIQCKKCAVAMENCCSEECVEIIHLPEEEQKRLRQGIPNSNKIFKKGRSEKLKFKK encoded by the coding sequence ATGCAACTGTACAACAAATTAAGTGCAAAAGAGAGGGAAGCATTATTGGAACAGGCCGGCGAGGAACGGCTTACCCTTTCTTTTTATCAGTACGCCAAGATTGGCAATCCACATCTTTTCCGTAACCATCTTTTTGTAGCCTGGCACGAGCAGGATGTTTTGGGCCGAATTTATGTTGCCCACGAAGGTATTAACGCCCAACTATCCGTTCCGGCGAAACGTTTTAAGGAGTTCAAGAAATTTCTGGATGGTATTTATTTTTTGAAAGACGTTCGATTAAACATCGCCATTGAACAGGATTTAAAATCATTCCTAAAACTAAAAGTAAAAGTTCGCAAAAAAATAGTTGCCGATGGATTGAAAGATGAAACCTTCGACGTTACGAACAAAGGCATTCACGTAGATGCGCAAAAATTCAACGAACTTATTGAAGATCCGAACGTGGTTTTGGTAGATATGCGAAACCATTACGAAAGCGAAATAGGCCATTTTAAAAACGCTGTAACGCCAGACGTTGACACGTTTCGCGATTCATTGGATATTATTGAAGAAGATTTAAAAGACCACAAAGAAGACAAAAAACTGGTTATGTATTGCACCGGCGGAATTCGTTGCGAAAAGGCCAGTGCTTACTATAAACACAAGGGTTTTAAAAATGTGTTTCAGCTGGAAGGTGGTATTATTGAATACGCCCGCCAAGTAGAAAATCTGGGATTGGAAAATAAATTTATTGGTAAAAATTTTGTTTTTGATCATCGTCGAGGCGAACGTATTACGGAAGATATTATTAGCCATTGCCACCAATGTGGAGAAGCCTGCGACGAACATACCAACTGCGCCAATGAAGCCTGCCATTTGCTTTTTATTCAATGTAAAAAATGTGCCGTGGCAATGGAAAATTGTTGTTCCGAAGAATGTGTCGAAATAATCCATTTGCCCGAAGAAGAGCAAAAAAGACTTCGCCAAGGCATCCCAAACAGCAACAAGATTTTTAAGAAAGGAAGATCGGAGAAGTTGAAGTTTAAAAAATAG
- a CDS encoding T9SS type A sorting domain-containing protein, whose product MKTLLYILILNIGAISYAQDPQLAGVDWYLQDLIINGEHYPPPRNSEIQNVQARFYAISNGDSADAFITFVCNEIYGLLIYDEFNPVFSFTYQENTFITCTLQVNEDYEGLYFNFFYAPFGSIYNYSITTDTNGYKVLLLTSPTGDKAIYGDNILSSEDFYSSQFSIHPNPAQNELFIIAQNTTENLTLKIFNIVGKLLSTQNIMLQDQKAIDVSQLVSGIYFLNIEEENGNTTTKKFIKE is encoded by the coding sequence GTGAAAACATTATTATATATTTTAATCCTCAATATAGGCGCTATCTCTTATGCCCAAGACCCACAATTGGCGGGTGTCGATTGGTATTTACAAGACCTTATTATAAACGGCGAGCACTATCCACCTCCTCGTAATTCCGAGATACAAAACGTGCAAGCTCGTTTTTATGCCATTTCAAATGGCGATAGTGCCGATGCGTTTATTACCTTCGTTTGTAATGAAATATACGGACTGCTAATTTATGATGAATTTAACCCTGTTTTTTCGTTTACCTATCAAGAAAACACATTCATTACGTGTACTCTTCAAGTGAACGAAGACTATGAGGGGCTTTATTTTAATTTTTTTTACGCTCCCTTTGGTAGTATTTATAACTATTCAATTACCACAGACACAAACGGTTATAAAGTTTTGCTGTTAACATCGCCTACTGGAGACAAGGCCATTTACGGCGACAATATTTTATCCAGTGAAGATTTTTACAGTTCGCAATTCTCCATCCACCCCAACCCCGCCCAAAACGAACTCTTTATTATAGCACAAAACACCACAGAAAATCTAACCCTCAAAATCTTCAACATAGTAGGAAAATTGTTAAGCACTCAAAACATAATGCTTCAAGATCAGAAAGCAATAGATGTCTCCCAACTTGTCAGCGGCATCTACTTTCTAAACATAGAAGAAGAAAACGGGAACACCACAACCAAAAAATTTATAAAGGAATAA
- the recA gene encoding recombinase RecA → MSTEKDAKLKALKLTLDKLDKTYGKGTVMKMGDRAVEDVDVIPTGSLGLDVALGVGGYPRGRVIEIYGPESSGKTTLTLHAMAEAQKKGGIAAFIDAEHAFDRVYAEKLGVDVENLIISQPDNGEQALEIADNLIRSGAIDIVVIDSVAALTPKSEIEGEMGDSKMGLHARLMSQALRKLTGSISKTKCTVIFINQLREKIGVMFGNPETTTGGNALKFYASVRLDIRRSTQIKDTSSNATGNKTRVKVVKNKVAPPFKQVEFDIMYGEGISKVGEIIDLGVDFEIVKKAGSWFSYDDTKLGQGRDAVKALLLDNPELMEELETKIKAAIATINE, encoded by the coding sequence ATGAGCACTGAAAAAGACGCAAAACTAAAAGCACTAAAGCTTACTCTCGATAAATTAGACAAGACATACGGCAAGGGAACCGTAATGAAAATGGGCGATAGGGCCGTAGAAGATGTAGATGTAATTCCAACTGGTTCGTTAGGTTTGGATGTTGCCCTAGGCGTAGGCGGTTATCCACGCGGAAGGGTTATTGAAATATACGGCCCGGAATCTTCGGGTAAAACCACATTAACGCTTCACGCAATGGCAGAGGCCCAAAAAAAAGGAGGCATTGCCGCCTTTATTGATGCAGAACACGCTTTTGATCGTGTATATGCCGAAAAACTTGGGGTGGATGTAGAAAATTTAATAATCTCGCAACCCGACAATGGCGAACAAGCCCTCGAAATTGCCGACAACTTAATTAGAAGTGGTGCGATAGACATAGTAGTAATTGACTCCGTTGCGGCATTAACGCCAAAAAGCGAAATAGAAGGCGAAATGGGCGACAGCAAAATGGGGCTTCACGCACGTTTAATGAGTCAAGCACTTAGAAAACTTACGGGTTCCATCAGCAAAACAAAATGTACGGTTATCTTTATTAACCAATTGCGTGAAAAAATTGGAGTAATGTTTGGTAACCCTGAAACCACTACAGGTGGAAATGCATTAAAATTCTACGCCTCGGTACGTTTAGATATACGCCGTTCCACACAAATTAAAGACACTTCCAGCAATGCCACCGGAAACAAAACGCGCGTAAAAGTTGTAAAAAACAAAGTGGCGCCGCCTTTTAAACAAGTGGAATTCGACATTATGTATGGCGAAGGAATTTCAAAAGTTGGCGAAATTATAGACTTAGGTGTAGATTTTGAAATTGTGAAAAAAGCAGGCTCTTGGTTTAGCTATGACGATACAAAACTGGGGCAAGGTCGCGACGCCGTAAAAGCGCTTCTATTGGACAATCCTGAATTAATGGAAGAGTTGGAAACAAAAATTAAAGCCGCTATAGCTACAATAAACGAATAA
- a CDS encoding RNA polymerase sigma factor has translation MTLDELIIQCKKQNATAQGELYKKYSSVLFAICLRYSPNYTEAEDNLQDAFITIFKKVEQYNGKGSFEGWMKRVTVNTVLQKYRKQRTFDIVDEGQIADEAEVDIESEEIPLEFLLKIVQELPDRYRLVFSMYVMDGYQHKEIAEMLGISDGTSKSNLARARAILKNKIEHYNAKNYNT, from the coding sequence TTGACGTTAGACGAGCTCATAATACAATGCAAAAAGCAGAATGCAACGGCGCAGGGCGAATTGTACAAAAAGTACAGCAGCGTTCTCTTTGCCATCTGTCTTCGCTATTCGCCTAATTATACAGAGGCAGAAGATAATTTGCAGGATGCTTTTATAACCATTTTTAAAAAAGTGGAGCAGTATAATGGCAAAGGTTCTTTTGAAGGTTGGATGAAACGGGTAACCGTTAACACCGTACTTCAGAAATACCGAAAGCAACGCACTTTTGATATTGTTGATGAAGGCCAGATAGCAGATGAAGCCGAGGTTGACATTGAAAGTGAAGAAATTCCGTTGGAATTTTTGCTGAAAATTGTGCAAGAGCTGCCAGACAGATACAGATTGGTTTTCAGTATGTACGTGATGGACGGCTATCAGCACAAAGAAATAGCAGAAATGTTAGGAATCAGCGATGGAACGTCTAAATCAAACCTAGCGCGTGCTAGAGCGATTTTAAAAAATAAGATAGAACATTATAATGCTAAAAACTATAACACTTAA
- a CDS encoding outer membrane beta-barrel protein encodes MKEKKNIDNIFNEGFKNFEATPSPRVWENIQAELQKEKKDRKVIPLWIKFGGVAALIALLLTVGNSLYNSSNTAPSITNENVNEVENSFEKNKSEIENFYKTPQVASEEKIIERKAVETENASKSNISEKGTDAKSSNKVFKNNAEKSNRSVIASDDSKENSNKNAIQKNTSINNLEEGIATSKNISEKVKADNISDKTHENIIRKDDPIFDSKTENLAVNKPPKKDSSEESIVKTEAQLAEENKNKKSIFEAIAEQDEEIISEKKINQKPERRWNIAPNVAPVYYSSLGNGSSIDPTFGDNPQDGDVNMSYGVQVSYALNNRLSVRTGINNVDLSYSTGGIEIGSGPVALALRTVDYGGREIVLTAVDKGALANAAPSNGFGEIMPKSTKGEARLIQNINYYEVPVELKYAVINSKFGLNLIGGISTLFLGNNEVSVKADNFNSVLGEANNLSALSFSTNVGLGVDYKLSKKFTFNIEPMFKYQLNPYTDSSVDFKPYYLGVYSGLSFKF; translated from the coding sequence ATGAAAGAAAAGAAAAACATAGACAACATTTTTAACGAAGGTTTCAAAAATTTTGAAGCTACTCCTTCGCCGCGCGTTTGGGAAAACATACAAGCGGAGTTGCAAAAGGAGAAAAAAGATCGTAAAGTTATTCCACTGTGGATTAAGTTTGGCGGTGTTGCTGCGTTAATTGCTCTATTGTTAACCGTGGGTAATTCACTTTATAATTCTTCCAATACCGCTCCTTCTATTACAAATGAAAATGTAAATGAAGTTGAAAATTCTTTTGAAAAAAATAAATCTGAAATAGAAAATTTCTATAAAACTCCACAAGTAGCTTCGGAAGAAAAAATAATTGAAAGAAAAGCCGTTGAAACCGAAAATGCTTCAAAATCGAATATTTCTGAAAAAGGAACCGATGCAAAATCTTCGAATAAAGTTTTCAAAAATAATGCTGAAAAATCAAACCGCTCGGTAATTGCTTCAGACGATTCTAAAGAAAATTCAAATAAAAATGCAATTCAAAAAAACACTTCAATAAATAATTTGGAGGAAGGAATTGCCACTTCAAAAAATATTTCTGAAAAAGTAAAAGCCGATAATATTTCAGATAAAACCCACGAGAATATTATCAGAAAAGACGACCCAATTTTTGATTCCAAAACGGAAAACCTCGCTGTTAACAAACCTCCAAAAAAAGATTCTTCCGAAGAAAGTATTGTTAAAACCGAGGCACAATTAGCAGAAGAGAATAAAAACAAAAAGTCAATTTTTGAAGCAATCGCTGAACAAGACGAAGAAATAATTTCAGAAAAGAAAATAAATCAAAAACCGGAGCGCCGCTGGAATATTGCACCAAACGTTGCGCCAGTTTATTATAGTAGTTTAGGCAATGGTTCTTCCATAGACCCAACTTTTGGCGACAATCCGCAGGATGGCGATGTTAATATGAGTTATGGCGTGCAAGTGAGTTATGCACTAAATAACCGATTGAGCGTTCGCACGGGGATAAATAATGTAGATTTAAGTTATAGTACGGGAGGCATTGAGATAGGTTCAGGCCCTGTGGCACTGGCGCTGCGCACTGTAGATTACGGTGGTAGAGAAATAGTACTTACCGCGGTTGATAAAGGTGCATTGGCAAATGCCGCGCCATCAAATGGTTTTGGTGAAATTATGCCGAAATCTACAAAAGGAGAAGCGAGACTTATTCAAAATATAAACTATTACGAAGTGCCTGTAGAGCTTAAATACGCCGTAATTAATAGCAAATTTGGCCTTAACCTAATTGGTGGAATTAGCACCTTATTTTTAGGAAATAATGAAGTTTCGGTAAAAGCCGATAATTTTAATAGTGTATTGGGAGAAGCCAATAATCTTTCAGCACTAAGTTTTTCAACTAACGTCGGGCTGGGAGTGGACTACAAATTGTCCAAAAAATTTACGTTTAATATTGAGCCAATGTTTAAGTACCAGCTCAACCCTTATACCGATTCATCTGTAGACTTTAAGCCATACTATTTGGGCGTTTACAGTGGATTGAGTTTCAAGTTTTAG
- a CDS encoding lysophospholipid acyltransferase family protein: MKLFQQLFAAFYRIWFYLVIAIATLLLFPFLIISILKHSWYPLFFKVARTWSAFIIYGIGCYPILKREVEYKKGKSYMFVANHTSMTDIMLMFYATKNPFVFVGKKELAKIPLFGYIYKRTCILVDRGNTKSRVEAFRRAEKRLDEGLSVCIFPEGGVPEDLSLILDEFKDGAFRLSIEHQIPIAPMTFHDNKKRFPYSFFKGGPGKMRVKIHKLIPTAGLTLENRKELKKNTRDVILNELKNPTV, from the coding sequence ATGAAACTATTTCAACAACTTTTTGCAGCCTTTTACCGTATTTGGTTTTATTTGGTAATAGCGATAGCCACATTACTGCTATTTCCATTTCTTATAATTAGCATTTTAAAACATTCTTGGTACCCACTTTTCTTTAAAGTTGCCCGAACTTGGTCGGCATTTATAATTTACGGTATTGGCTGCTATCCGATACTTAAACGCGAAGTTGAATATAAAAAAGGCAAAAGTTATATGTTTGTTGCCAACCATACTTCTATGACAGACATAATGTTAATGTTTTACGCTACCAAAAACCCGTTTGTTTTTGTTGGCAAAAAAGAATTGGCAAAAATTCCATTATTCGGTTATATTTATAAACGCACCTGTATTTTGGTTGATCGCGGAAATACCAAGAGCCGCGTTGAGGCTTTCCGAAGGGCTGAAAAACGCTTGGACGAAGGTTTGAGTGTTTGCATCTTTCCAGAAGGGGGCGTGCCCGAGGATCTTTCACTAATATTAGACGAATTTAAGGATGGCGCCTTTCGGCTTTCAATTGAGCACCAAATTCCTATTGCGCCCATGACTTTTCACGATAATAAAAAGCGTTTTCCCTATTCATTTTTTAAAGGAGGGCCCGGTAAAATGCGAGTGAAAATCCATAAACTCATTCCTACAGCTGGACTAACATTAGAAAACCGAAAGGAACTAAAGAAAAATACGCGCGATGTAATTTTAAACGAATTAAAAAACCCTACGGTTTAA
- the trpS gene encoding tryptophan--tRNA ligase has product MSRILTGIQSTGTPHLGNLLGAIIPAIEMTNNPKNDSFLFIANMHSLTQIKNAKTLRENTYSVAATWLAFGLDIERVAFYRQSDVPQTTELSWYLSCFFPFQRLTLAHSFKDKADRLEDVNAGLFSYPMLMAADILLYDAEIVPVGKDQMQHLEITRDVASRFHAQMGETFVMPVGKVQEETMYVPGTDGTKMSKSKGNYINIFLNDKQLRKQVLAIETDSTPLEEPKNPDTCNVFGIYKLLASKEEIAQMRKNYEGGNYGYGHAKQALFELIVTKFSEERQRYTYYMQNLSEVEAALTAGAEKAQKVADGVLKRVREKVGY; this is encoded by the coding sequence ATGTCTAGAATACTTACAGGAATACAAAGCACGGGCACGCCACACCTCGGAAACCTTTTGGGGGCAATTATTCCCGCTATTGAAATGACGAATAATCCAAAGAACGATTCCTTTCTTTTTATTGCGAATATGCACTCTTTAACGCAAATAAAGAATGCCAAAACACTTCGCGAAAACACCTATAGCGTTGCGGCAACGTGGTTGGCTTTTGGCTTAGACATAGAACGGGTGGCTTTTTATCGGCAGAGCGATGTACCCCAAACTACCGAATTGTCTTGGTATTTAAGTTGCTTCTTTCCGTTTCAGCGATTAACGTTGGCACATTCGTTTAAGGACAAGGCAGATCGTTTGGAAGATGTAAATGCAGGGCTGTTTTCGTATCCAATGCTTATGGCTGCCGATATACTTTTATACGATGCCGAAATTGTTCCCGTGGGAAAAGACCAAATGCAACACTTGGAAATTACTCGCGATGTCGCTTCTCGTTTTCATGCGCAGATGGGAGAAACTTTTGTTATGCCCGTTGGAAAAGTTCAAGAAGAAACCATGTATGTTCCCGGTACAGATGGAACTAAAATGAGTAAGTCTAAAGGAAATTACATAAATATTTTCTTGAATGACAAACAACTTCGGAAACAAGTCCTGGCGATTGAAACTGACAGCACGCCGCTAGAGGAACCAAAGAATCCGGACACTTGCAACGTTTTTGGCATATATAAATTATTGGCTTCAAAAGAAGAAATTGCGCAAATGCGTAAAAATTATGAAGGCGGAAATTACGGTTACGGTCACGCAAAGCAAGCATTGTTTGAGTTAATAGTTACAAAATTTTCTGAAGAACGCCAACGCTATACTTACTATATGCAAAACCTTTCGGAAGTAGAAGCAGCCTTAACTGCCGGTGCCGAAAAAGCTCAAAAAGTTGCCGATGGCGTTTTGAAAAGAGTTCGGGAGAAGGTTGGGTATTAG
- the dprA gene encoding DNA-processing protein DprA: MLSKNELRYTLALQRIPNLGDISAKKLLRKMGSAEAIFKEKKSNLAKIDGIGIIRLKEINLKLQLDQADEELRFIEENNIEFSYFKDKTYPDRLKHCIDGPILFFHRGNIDLVGKKIISIVGTRKITSYGNTFCQNLIEEIAPLNPVIVSGLAYGVDICAHKAAIENKLQNIACLAHGLNQIYPKDHKKYKKKIEENGGFISEFWSSDAFDRNNFLKRNRIIAGLSEATIVIESAEKGGSLVTADIAHSYNREVFAVPGRATDNQSRGCNNLIKQQKAQLLSNAADIIYMLGWELKENQKPKQTQLFVELDDTEKVIFRFLKEKEKELLDTIALECNLPAYKAASILMNMELKGVVRPLPGKLFQLV; encoded by the coding sequence ATGCTTTCCAAAAACGAACTACGCTATACGCTTGCTTTACAGCGAATACCCAATTTGGGCGATATTTCGGCAAAAAAGCTATTGCGTAAAATGGGCTCTGCAGAAGCTATTTTTAAAGAGAAGAAAAGTAATCTCGCCAAAATAGATGGCATCGGCATTATTCGTTTAAAGGAAATTAATCTGAAGCTACAACTGGATCAAGCAGATGAAGAACTTCGCTTTATTGAAGAAAATAATATTGAATTCAGCTATTTTAAAGACAAAACCTATCCCGACAGATTAAAACATTGTATTGACGGCCCTATTTTATTTTTTCATCGCGGAAACATTGATTTGGTGGGCAAGAAAATAATTAGCATTGTAGGTACACGCAAAATTACAAGCTACGGCAATACGTTCTGCCAAAATTTAATTGAAGAAATTGCACCCCTAAACCCCGTGATTGTCTCGGGCTTGGCATACGGTGTAGATATTTGCGCGCACAAGGCAGCCATTGAAAACAAATTGCAAAATATTGCGTGTTTGGCGCACGGACTAAATCAAATTTATCCGAAGGATCACAAAAAATACAAAAAGAAGATTGAGGAAAATGGCGGTTTTATTTCTGAATTTTGGAGCAGCGACGCCTTTGACCGCAACAATTTTTTAAAGCGAAACCGAATCATAGCAGGGCTTTCCGAAGCAACCATTGTTATTGAATCTGCTGAAAAAGGTGGTAGTTTAGTTACGGCAGATATAGCCCATTCATACAACCGCGAAGTTTTTGCCGTACCCGGACGAGCCACAGACAATCAAAGTCGCGGCTGTAACAATTTAATAAAACAACAGAAAGCCCAATTGCTCTCAAATGCCGCCGATATTATTTATATGCTAGGCTGGGAATTGAAGGAAAACCAAAAACCAAAACAGACCCAACTCTTCGTTGAACTGGATGATACGGAAAAAGTAATTTTTCGATTTTTAAAAGAAAAGGAAAAAGAACTGCTAGATACCATTGCCTTAGAATGCAACCTTCCGGCCTATAAAGCAGCAAGTATTTTAATGAATATGGAATTGAAAGGCGTTGTGCGGCCACTGCCGGGAAAGTTATTTCAATTGGTTTAA
- a CDS encoding SPOR domain-containing protein, which produces MAKFVIMQLTTYISDLLYRYECVIIPGFGAFLTRYKSAHIDEVSNTFNPPSKIVSFNKQLQANDGLFANYVASVEKCSYETALQRIRNFTAQITRDLYEGKTVSFKNIGEFSLNDEKLLQFEPFTQHNYSTSAFGLSSFVSPKINRETYKETVSDLEEKAAIHFTPERREAKPYLKYAAIAIIALSALGFGGMKVYENQVQQFNYAEREKANSLVENQIQEATFIIENPLPVLSLQVPKHTGMYHLVAGAYRMEANASKKVAQLREKGYSPLKMDANRYGLHQVLYASFDDKLEAQRKLLEIQKTENADAWLLVQEIK; this is translated from the coding sequence ATGGCTAAATTTGTTATTATGCAACTTACAACCTACATTTCCGATCTGCTTTATCGTTACGAATGTGTTATTATTCCTGGCTTTGGAGCGTTTTTAACCCGCTACAAATCTGCACATATTGACGAGGTATCAAACACGTTTAACCCGCCTTCTAAAATAGTTTCGTTTAATAAGCAATTGCAGGCAAACGATGGCTTGTTTGCGAATTACGTGGCTTCGGTGGAGAAATGTAGTTATGAAACCGCCTTACAAAGAATACGGAATTTTACAGCTCAAATTACACGCGATTTATATGAAGGAAAAACTGTTTCATTCAAAAATATAGGCGAGTTTTCGTTGAACGATGAAAAGTTACTTCAATTTGAGCCTTTTACCCAACATAATTACAGTACTTCGGCTTTTGGTCTTTCATCATTTGTTTCACCTAAAATAAATCGCGAAACTTATAAGGAAACAGTTTCTGATTTAGAAGAAAAGGCGGCCATTCATTTTACGCCCGAAAGAAGAGAGGCTAAACCCTATCTTAAATACGCCGCAATTGCCATTATTGCGCTTTCAGCTTTAGGTTTTGGAGGAATGAAAGTTTACGAAAATCAAGTTCAGCAGTTTAATTATGCGGAACGCGAAAAGGCAAATTCGCTTGTTGAGAACCAAATTCAGGAAGCCACCTTTATAATTGAAAATCCGTTGCCCGTACTTAGTTTGCAAGTTCCGAAACACACGGGAATGTACCACCTGGTTGCCGGTGCCTATCGGATGGAAGCAAACGCTTCTAAGAAAGTAGCGCAATTACGCGAAAAAGGATATTCTCCCTTAAAAATGGATGCCAATCGCTACGGACTGCACCAAGTGCTTTACGCCAGTTTTGACGATAAATTGGAAGCACAGCGAAAACTTCTTGAAATTCAAAAAACCGAAAATGCCGATGCCTGGCTATTGGTGCAGGAAATTAAGTAA
- a CDS encoding acyl-CoA thioesterase gives MQAKTPQQSLTVYTDMVLPSETNPIGNMFGGELLARMDRAASIAARRHSRRIVVTASVNHVAFNKMIPLGSVVTVEAKVSRAFSSSMEVYMDVFIEDRESGERSLSNEAIYTFVAVDETGNPVRVPELVPETEVEKSRFEAALRRKQLSLVLAGKMKPKDATELKALFQ, from the coding sequence ATGCAAGCCAAAACACCGCAACAGTCTTTAACCGTATATACCGATATGGTATTGCCAAGCGAAACCAACCCCATTGGCAATATGTTTGGAGGCGAATTATTGGCGCGAATGGATCGTGCTGCGAGCATTGCCGCACGCCGCCACAGCCGCAGAATTGTAGTTACCGCTTCGGTAAATCACGTGGCCTTTAACAAAATGATTCCGTTGGGAAGTGTTGTAACGGTTGAAGCTAAAGTTTCACGGGCTTTTAGTAGCTCTATGGAAGTATATATGGACGTTTTTATCGAAGACCGCGAAAGTGGGGAACGAAGTCTTTCCAACGAAGCTATTTATACTTTTGTGGCTGTTGATGAAACTGGCAATCCTGTGCGTGTGCCTGAGTTAGTTCCAGAAACTGAAGTTGAAAAATCCCGGTTTGAGGCAGCCTTGCGACGAAAACAATTAAGCTTGGTACTCGCCGGAAAAATGAAACCGAAAGATGCTACGGAGCTTAAAGCGTTGTTTCAATAA